The Marinobacter subterrani genome has a segment encoding these proteins:
- a CDS encoding IS3 family transposase, with translation MGSPDAFVLSRLKEELIYAELFDSIAVAKSATFGYIEVFYNRKRRHSALCYLGPVEYERRCALPSVYFSWVEPESIDLTIRAFEGERRYGSVL, from the coding sequence ATGGGATCACCGGACGCTTTCGTTTTGAGTCGCCTCAAGGAGGAGCTGATCTACGCCGAGCTTTTTGATTCGATCGCGGTAGCCAAATCCGCTACCTTCGGGTACATCGAAGTGTTTTATAACCGAAAAAGACGACACTCCGCTTTGTGCTATCTCGGTCCGGTAGAATATGAGCGCAGATGTGCATTACCGAGTGTCTACTTTTCGTGGGTAGAACCCGAATCAATTGATCTGACCATCAGAGCATTCGAGGGAGAGCGTCGATATGGTTCTGTCTTATAG